In the genome of Vidua macroura isolate BioBank_ID:100142 chromosome 19, ASM2450914v1, whole genome shotgun sequence, one region contains:
- the ZNF207 gene encoding BUB3-interacting and GLEBS motif-containing protein ZNF207 isoform X1, whose protein sequence is MGRKKKKQLKPWCWYCNRDFDDEKILIQHQKAKHFKCHICHKKLYTGPGLAIHCMQVHKETIDAVPNAIPGRTDIELEIYGMEGIPEKDMEERRRLLEQKTQESQKKKQQDDSDEYEDDESAASTSFQPQQVQPQQGYIPPMAQPGLPPVPGAPGMPPGIPPLMAGVPPMMPGMPPVMPGMPPGLHQQRKYMQSFCGGNMMMPMGGMMPPGPGIPPLMPGMPPGRSGLSNSYYGMPPPVGPRPGMPPMTQAQPVTAPGILNRPPAPAATAPTPQPPVTKPLFPSAGQMGTPVTSSSAASSNSESLSASSNALFPSTAQAAAAVPGPVGTDFKPLNSTPATTTEPPKPTFPAYTQSTASTTSTTNSTAAKPATSITSKPATLTTTSATSKLIHPDEDISLEERRAQLPKYQRNLPRPGQAALGNPPVGPIGGMMPPQPGIPPQQQGMRPPMPPHGQYGAHHQGMPGYLPGAMPPYGQGPPMVPPYQSGPPRPPMGMRPPVMSQGGRY, encoded by the exons ATGGGCCGTaagaagaagaagcagctgAAGCCTTGGTGCTG GTACTGTAATAGGGATTTTGATGATGAGAAAATCCTTATACAGCATCAAAAAGCTAAGCACTTTAAATGCCATATATGTCATAAGAAACTCTATACAGGACCTGGTTTAGCTATACATTGCATGCAG gtaCATAAAGAAACAATAGATGCTGTTCCAAATGCTATTCCTGGAAGAACAGACATTGAACTGGAAATCTATGGAATGGAAGGCATTCCAGAAAAAGACATGGAGGAACGGAGGAGGCTACTTGAACAAAAAACTCAGG AGagccagaaaaagaaacagcaagatGATTCTGATGAGTATGAAGATGATGAATCTGCAGCTTCAACTTCATTTCAACCCCAGCAAGTTCAGCCACAGCAGGGGTACATTCCCCCAATGGCACAGCCAGGTTTGCCTCCTGTGCCAGGTGCACCAGGGATGCCTCCAG gtatACCCCCATTAATGGCAGGTGTTCCACCTATGATGCCTGGCATGCCTCCAGTTATGCCTGGAATGCCACCTGG ATTACATCAACAGAGAAAATACATGCAGTCATTTTGTGGTGGAAACAT GATGATGCCAATGGGTGGAATGATGCCTCCTGGGCCAGGAATCCCACCTCTTATGCCTGGTATGCCACCAGGTAGGTCAGGGTTGTCGAACTCATACTATG GGATGCCCCCTCCTGTTGGGCCTCGGCCTGGCATGCCTCCAATGACACAAGCACAGCCTGTTACAGCGCCGGGCATTCTGAACcggcctccagctcctgctgcaacAGCACCGACCCCACAACCTCCAGTTACTAAACCACTCTTCCCAAGTGCGGGGCAG ATGGGGACACCTGTCACAAGCTCAAGTGCAGCTTCCTCcaattcagaaagtctctcagCATCTTCTAACGCTCTGTTTCCTAGCACAGCACAA gctgcagcagctgtgccagggccagtTGGTACTGATTTCAAACCTTTGAATTCTACACCCGCGACAACAACGGAACCCCCCAAACCAACATTCCCGGCTTACACACAGTCTACAGCCTCAACCACTAGCACGACAAACAGCACTGCAGCTAAACCAGCTACATCTATCACAAGTAAGCCTGCTACCCTCACAACAACCAGTGCAACCAGTAAGTTGATCCATCCAGATGAGGATATATCACTG GAAGAGAGAAGGGCACAGTTGCCTAAATACCAGCGCAATCTTCCTCGAccaggccaggctgccctggGTAATCCACCAGTTGGACCAATTGGAGGTATGATGCcaccacagccaggaattcctccGCAACAACAAGGAATGAGACCTCCCATGCCACCTCATG GTCAGTATGGTGCTCATCACCAGGGCATGCCAGGATATCTTCCTGGAGCAATGCCTCCATATGGTCAGGGACCTCCGATGGTGCCCCCGTACCAGAGTGGACCTCCTCGCCCTCCGATGGGAATGAGACCGCCCGTAATGTCGCAAGGTGGCCGCTACTGA
- the ZNF207 gene encoding BUB3-interacting and GLEBS motif-containing protein ZNF207 isoform X5 produces the protein MGRKKKKQLKPWCWYCNRDFDDEKILIQHQKAKHFKCHICHKKLYTGPGLAIHCMQVHKETIDAVPNAIPGRTDIELEIYGMEGIPEKDMEERRRLLEQKTQESQKKKQQDDSDEYEDDESAASTSFQPQQVQPQQGYIPPMAQPGLPPVPGAPGMPPGIPPLMAGVPPMMPGMPPVMPGMPPGLHQQRKYMQSFCGGNMMMPMGGMMPPGPGIPPLMPGMPPGRSGLSNSYYGMPPPVGPRPGMPPMTQAQPVTAPGILNRPPAPAATAPTPQPPVTKPLFPSAGQAAAAVPGPVGTDFKPLNSTPATTTEPPKPTFPAYTQSTASTTSTTNSTAAKPATSITSKPATLTTTSATSKLIHPDEDISLEERRAQLPKYQRNLPRPGQAALGNPPVGPIGGMMPPQPGIPPQQQGMRPPMPPHGQYGAHHQGMPGYLPGAMPPYGQGPPMVPPYQSGPPRPPMGMRPPVMSQGGRY, from the exons ATGGGCCGTaagaagaagaagcagctgAAGCCTTGGTGCTG GTACTGTAATAGGGATTTTGATGATGAGAAAATCCTTATACAGCATCAAAAAGCTAAGCACTTTAAATGCCATATATGTCATAAGAAACTCTATACAGGACCTGGTTTAGCTATACATTGCATGCAG gtaCATAAAGAAACAATAGATGCTGTTCCAAATGCTATTCCTGGAAGAACAGACATTGAACTGGAAATCTATGGAATGGAAGGCATTCCAGAAAAAGACATGGAGGAACGGAGGAGGCTACTTGAACAAAAAACTCAGG AGagccagaaaaagaaacagcaagatGATTCTGATGAGTATGAAGATGATGAATCTGCAGCTTCAACTTCATTTCAACCCCAGCAAGTTCAGCCACAGCAGGGGTACATTCCCCCAATGGCACAGCCAGGTTTGCCTCCTGTGCCAGGTGCACCAGGGATGCCTCCAG gtatACCCCCATTAATGGCAGGTGTTCCACCTATGATGCCTGGCATGCCTCCAGTTATGCCTGGAATGCCACCTGG ATTACATCAACAGAGAAAATACATGCAGTCATTTTGTGGTGGAAACAT GATGATGCCAATGGGTGGAATGATGCCTCCTGGGCCAGGAATCCCACCTCTTATGCCTGGTATGCCACCAGGTAGGTCAGGGTTGTCGAACTCATACTATG GGATGCCCCCTCCTGTTGGGCCTCGGCCTGGCATGCCTCCAATGACACAAGCACAGCCTGTTACAGCGCCGGGCATTCTGAACcggcctccagctcctgctgcaacAGCACCGACCCCACAACCTCCAGTTACTAAACCACTCTTCCCAAGTGCGGGGCAG gctgcagcagctgtgccagggccagtTGGTACTGATTTCAAACCTTTGAATTCTACACCCGCGACAACAACGGAACCCCCCAAACCAACATTCCCGGCTTACACACAGTCTACAGCCTCAACCACTAGCACGACAAACAGCACTGCAGCTAAACCAGCTACATCTATCACAAGTAAGCCTGCTACCCTCACAACAACCAGTGCAACCAGTAAGTTGATCCATCCAGATGAGGATATATCACTG GAAGAGAGAAGGGCACAGTTGCCTAAATACCAGCGCAATCTTCCTCGAccaggccaggctgccctggGTAATCCACCAGTTGGACCAATTGGAGGTATGATGCcaccacagccaggaattcctccGCAACAACAAGGAATGAGACCTCCCATGCCACCTCATG GTCAGTATGGTGCTCATCACCAGGGCATGCCAGGATATCTTCCTGGAGCAATGCCTCCATATGGTCAGGGACCTCCGATGGTGCCCCCGTACCAGAGTGGACCTCCTCGCCCTCCGATGGGAATGAGACCGCCCGTAATGTCGCAAGGTGGCCGCTACTGA
- the ZNF207 gene encoding BUB3-interacting and GLEBS motif-containing protein ZNF207 isoform X2 yields MGRKKKKQLKPWCWYCNRDFDDEKILIQHQKAKHFKCHICHKKLYTGPGLAIHCMQVHKETIDAVPNAIPGRTDIELEIYGMEGIPEKDMEERRRLLEQKTQESQKKKQQDDSDEYEDDESAASTSFQPQQVQPQQGYIPPMAQPGLPPVPGAPGMPPGIPPLMAGVPPMMPGMPPVMPGMPPGLHQQRKYMQSFCGGNMMMPMGGMMPPGPGIPPLMPGMPPGMPPPVGPRPGMPPMTQAQPVTAPGILNRPPAPAATAPTPQPPVTKPLFPSAGQMGTPVTSSSAASSNSESLSASSNALFPSTAQAAAAVPGPVGTDFKPLNSTPATTTEPPKPTFPAYTQSTASTTSTTNSTAAKPATSITSKPATLTTTSATSKLIHPDEDISLEERRAQLPKYQRNLPRPGQAALGNPPVGPIGGMMPPQPGIPPQQQGMRPPMPPHGQYGAHHQGMPGYLPGAMPPYGQGPPMVPPYQSGPPRPPMGMRPPVMSQGGRY; encoded by the exons ATGGGCCGTaagaagaagaagcagctgAAGCCTTGGTGCTG GTACTGTAATAGGGATTTTGATGATGAGAAAATCCTTATACAGCATCAAAAAGCTAAGCACTTTAAATGCCATATATGTCATAAGAAACTCTATACAGGACCTGGTTTAGCTATACATTGCATGCAG gtaCATAAAGAAACAATAGATGCTGTTCCAAATGCTATTCCTGGAAGAACAGACATTGAACTGGAAATCTATGGAATGGAAGGCATTCCAGAAAAAGACATGGAGGAACGGAGGAGGCTACTTGAACAAAAAACTCAGG AGagccagaaaaagaaacagcaagatGATTCTGATGAGTATGAAGATGATGAATCTGCAGCTTCAACTTCATTTCAACCCCAGCAAGTTCAGCCACAGCAGGGGTACATTCCCCCAATGGCACAGCCAGGTTTGCCTCCTGTGCCAGGTGCACCAGGGATGCCTCCAG gtatACCCCCATTAATGGCAGGTGTTCCACCTATGATGCCTGGCATGCCTCCAGTTATGCCTGGAATGCCACCTGG ATTACATCAACAGAGAAAATACATGCAGTCATTTTGTGGTGGAAACAT GATGATGCCAATGGGTGGAATGATGCCTCCTGGGCCAGGAATCCCACCTCTTATGCCTGGTATGCCACCAG GGATGCCCCCTCCTGTTGGGCCTCGGCCTGGCATGCCTCCAATGACACAAGCACAGCCTGTTACAGCGCCGGGCATTCTGAACcggcctccagctcctgctgcaacAGCACCGACCCCACAACCTCCAGTTACTAAACCACTCTTCCCAAGTGCGGGGCAG ATGGGGACACCTGTCACAAGCTCAAGTGCAGCTTCCTCcaattcagaaagtctctcagCATCTTCTAACGCTCTGTTTCCTAGCACAGCACAA gctgcagcagctgtgccagggccagtTGGTACTGATTTCAAACCTTTGAATTCTACACCCGCGACAACAACGGAACCCCCCAAACCAACATTCCCGGCTTACACACAGTCTACAGCCTCAACCACTAGCACGACAAACAGCACTGCAGCTAAACCAGCTACATCTATCACAAGTAAGCCTGCTACCCTCACAACAACCAGTGCAACCAGTAAGTTGATCCATCCAGATGAGGATATATCACTG GAAGAGAGAAGGGCACAGTTGCCTAAATACCAGCGCAATCTTCCTCGAccaggccaggctgccctggGTAATCCACCAGTTGGACCAATTGGAGGTATGATGCcaccacagccaggaattcctccGCAACAACAAGGAATGAGACCTCCCATGCCACCTCATG GTCAGTATGGTGCTCATCACCAGGGCATGCCAGGATATCTTCCTGGAGCAATGCCTCCATATGGTCAGGGACCTCCGATGGTGCCCCCGTACCAGAGTGGACCTCCTCGCCCTCCGATGGGAATGAGACCGCCCGTAATGTCGCAAGGTGGCCGCTACTGA
- the ZNF207 gene encoding BUB3-interacting and GLEBS motif-containing protein ZNF207 isoform X6 — translation MGRKKKKQLKPWCWYCNRDFDDEKILIQHQKAKHFKCHICHKKLYTGPGLAIHCMQVHKETIDAVPNAIPGRTDIELEIYGMEGIPEKDMEERRRLLEQKTQESQKKKQQDDSDEYEDDESAASTSFQPQQVQPQQGYIPPMAQPGLPPVPGAPGMPPGIPPLMAGVPPMMPGMPPVMPGMPPGLHQQRKYMQSFCGGNMMMPMGGMMPPGPGIPPLMPGMPPGMPPPVGPRPGMPPMTQAQPVTAPGILNRPPAPAATAPTPQPPVTKPLFPSAGQAAAAVPGPVGTDFKPLNSTPATTTEPPKPTFPAYTQSTASTTSTTNSTAAKPATSITSKPATLTTTSATSKLIHPDEDISLEERRAQLPKYQRNLPRPGQAALGNPPVGPIGGMMPPQPGIPPQQQGMRPPMPPHGQYGAHHQGMPGYLPGAMPPYGQGPPMVPPYQSGPPRPPMGMRPPVMSQGGRY, via the exons ATGGGCCGTaagaagaagaagcagctgAAGCCTTGGTGCTG GTACTGTAATAGGGATTTTGATGATGAGAAAATCCTTATACAGCATCAAAAAGCTAAGCACTTTAAATGCCATATATGTCATAAGAAACTCTATACAGGACCTGGTTTAGCTATACATTGCATGCAG gtaCATAAAGAAACAATAGATGCTGTTCCAAATGCTATTCCTGGAAGAACAGACATTGAACTGGAAATCTATGGAATGGAAGGCATTCCAGAAAAAGACATGGAGGAACGGAGGAGGCTACTTGAACAAAAAACTCAGG AGagccagaaaaagaaacagcaagatGATTCTGATGAGTATGAAGATGATGAATCTGCAGCTTCAACTTCATTTCAACCCCAGCAAGTTCAGCCACAGCAGGGGTACATTCCCCCAATGGCACAGCCAGGTTTGCCTCCTGTGCCAGGTGCACCAGGGATGCCTCCAG gtatACCCCCATTAATGGCAGGTGTTCCACCTATGATGCCTGGCATGCCTCCAGTTATGCCTGGAATGCCACCTGG ATTACATCAACAGAGAAAATACATGCAGTCATTTTGTGGTGGAAACAT GATGATGCCAATGGGTGGAATGATGCCTCCTGGGCCAGGAATCCCACCTCTTATGCCTGGTATGCCACCAG GGATGCCCCCTCCTGTTGGGCCTCGGCCTGGCATGCCTCCAATGACACAAGCACAGCCTGTTACAGCGCCGGGCATTCTGAACcggcctccagctcctgctgcaacAGCACCGACCCCACAACCTCCAGTTACTAAACCACTCTTCCCAAGTGCGGGGCAG gctgcagcagctgtgccagggccagtTGGTACTGATTTCAAACCTTTGAATTCTACACCCGCGACAACAACGGAACCCCCCAAACCAACATTCCCGGCTTACACACAGTCTACAGCCTCAACCACTAGCACGACAAACAGCACTGCAGCTAAACCAGCTACATCTATCACAAGTAAGCCTGCTACCCTCACAACAACCAGTGCAACCAGTAAGTTGATCCATCCAGATGAGGATATATCACTG GAAGAGAGAAGGGCACAGTTGCCTAAATACCAGCGCAATCTTCCTCGAccaggccaggctgccctggGTAATCCACCAGTTGGACCAATTGGAGGTATGATGCcaccacagccaggaattcctccGCAACAACAAGGAATGAGACCTCCCATGCCACCTCATG GTCAGTATGGTGCTCATCACCAGGGCATGCCAGGATATCTTCCTGGAGCAATGCCTCCATATGGTCAGGGACCTCCGATGGTGCCCCCGTACCAGAGTGGACCTCCTCGCCCTCCGATGGGAATGAGACCGCCCGTAATGTCGCAAGGTGGCCGCTACTGA
- the ZNF207 gene encoding BUB3-interacting and GLEBS motif-containing protein ZNF207 isoform X3 produces MGRKKKKQLKPWCWYCNRDFDDEKILIQHQKAKHFKCHICHKKLYTGPGLAIHCMQVHKETIDAVPNAIPGRTDIELEIYGMEGIPEKDMEERRRLLEQKTQESQKKKQQDDSDEYEDDESAASTSFQPQQVQPQQGYIPPMAQPGLPPVPGAPGMPPGIPPLMAGVPPMMPGMPPVMPGMPPGMMPMGGMMPPGPGIPPLMPGMPPGRSGLSNSYYGMPPPVGPRPGMPPMTQAQPVTAPGILNRPPAPAATAPTPQPPVTKPLFPSAGQMGTPVTSSSAASSNSESLSASSNALFPSTAQAAAAVPGPVGTDFKPLNSTPATTTEPPKPTFPAYTQSTASTTSTTNSTAAKPATSITSKPATLTTTSATSKLIHPDEDISLEERRAQLPKYQRNLPRPGQAALGNPPVGPIGGMMPPQPGIPPQQQGMRPPMPPHGQYGAHHQGMPGYLPGAMPPYGQGPPMVPPYQSGPPRPPMGMRPPVMSQGGRY; encoded by the exons ATGGGCCGTaagaagaagaagcagctgAAGCCTTGGTGCTG GTACTGTAATAGGGATTTTGATGATGAGAAAATCCTTATACAGCATCAAAAAGCTAAGCACTTTAAATGCCATATATGTCATAAGAAACTCTATACAGGACCTGGTTTAGCTATACATTGCATGCAG gtaCATAAAGAAACAATAGATGCTGTTCCAAATGCTATTCCTGGAAGAACAGACATTGAACTGGAAATCTATGGAATGGAAGGCATTCCAGAAAAAGACATGGAGGAACGGAGGAGGCTACTTGAACAAAAAACTCAGG AGagccagaaaaagaaacagcaagatGATTCTGATGAGTATGAAGATGATGAATCTGCAGCTTCAACTTCATTTCAACCCCAGCAAGTTCAGCCACAGCAGGGGTACATTCCCCCAATGGCACAGCCAGGTTTGCCTCCTGTGCCAGGTGCACCAGGGATGCCTCCAG gtatACCCCCATTAATGGCAGGTGTTCCACCTATGATGCCTGGCATGCCTCCAGTTATGCCTGGAATGCCACCTGG GATGATGCCAATGGGTGGAATGATGCCTCCTGGGCCAGGAATCCCACCTCTTATGCCTGGTATGCCACCAGGTAGGTCAGGGTTGTCGAACTCATACTATG GGATGCCCCCTCCTGTTGGGCCTCGGCCTGGCATGCCTCCAATGACACAAGCACAGCCTGTTACAGCGCCGGGCATTCTGAACcggcctccagctcctgctgcaacAGCACCGACCCCACAACCTCCAGTTACTAAACCACTCTTCCCAAGTGCGGGGCAG ATGGGGACACCTGTCACAAGCTCAAGTGCAGCTTCCTCcaattcagaaagtctctcagCATCTTCTAACGCTCTGTTTCCTAGCACAGCACAA gctgcagcagctgtgccagggccagtTGGTACTGATTTCAAACCTTTGAATTCTACACCCGCGACAACAACGGAACCCCCCAAACCAACATTCCCGGCTTACACACAGTCTACAGCCTCAACCACTAGCACGACAAACAGCACTGCAGCTAAACCAGCTACATCTATCACAAGTAAGCCTGCTACCCTCACAACAACCAGTGCAACCAGTAAGTTGATCCATCCAGATGAGGATATATCACTG GAAGAGAGAAGGGCACAGTTGCCTAAATACCAGCGCAATCTTCCTCGAccaggccaggctgccctggGTAATCCACCAGTTGGACCAATTGGAGGTATGATGCcaccacagccaggaattcctccGCAACAACAAGGAATGAGACCTCCCATGCCACCTCATG GTCAGTATGGTGCTCATCACCAGGGCATGCCAGGATATCTTCCTGGAGCAATGCCTCCATATGGTCAGGGACCTCCGATGGTGCCCCCGTACCAGAGTGGACCTCCTCGCCCTCCGATGGGAATGAGACCGCCCGTAATGTCGCAAGGTGGCCGCTACTGA
- the ZNF207 gene encoding BUB3-interacting and GLEBS motif-containing protein ZNF207 isoform X4, translating into MGRKKKKQLKPWCWYCNRDFDDEKILIQHQKAKHFKCHICHKKLYTGPGLAIHCMQVHKETIDAVPNAIPGRTDIELEIYGMEGIPEKDMEERRRLLEQKTQESQKKKQQDDSDEYEDDESAASTSFQPQQVQPQQGYIPPMAQPGLPPVPGAPGMPPGIPPLMAGVPPMMPGMPPVMPGMPPGMMPMGGMMPPGPGIPPLMPGMPPGMPPPVGPRPGMPPMTQAQPVTAPGILNRPPAPAATAPTPQPPVTKPLFPSAGQMGTPVTSSSAASSNSESLSASSNALFPSTAQAAAAVPGPVGTDFKPLNSTPATTTEPPKPTFPAYTQSTASTTSTTNSTAAKPATSITSKPATLTTTSATSKLIHPDEDISLEERRAQLPKYQRNLPRPGQAALGNPPVGPIGGMMPPQPGIPPQQQGMRPPMPPHGQYGAHHQGMPGYLPGAMPPYGQGPPMVPPYQSGPPRPPMGMRPPVMSQGGRY; encoded by the exons ATGGGCCGTaagaagaagaagcagctgAAGCCTTGGTGCTG GTACTGTAATAGGGATTTTGATGATGAGAAAATCCTTATACAGCATCAAAAAGCTAAGCACTTTAAATGCCATATATGTCATAAGAAACTCTATACAGGACCTGGTTTAGCTATACATTGCATGCAG gtaCATAAAGAAACAATAGATGCTGTTCCAAATGCTATTCCTGGAAGAACAGACATTGAACTGGAAATCTATGGAATGGAAGGCATTCCAGAAAAAGACATGGAGGAACGGAGGAGGCTACTTGAACAAAAAACTCAGG AGagccagaaaaagaaacagcaagatGATTCTGATGAGTATGAAGATGATGAATCTGCAGCTTCAACTTCATTTCAACCCCAGCAAGTTCAGCCACAGCAGGGGTACATTCCCCCAATGGCACAGCCAGGTTTGCCTCCTGTGCCAGGTGCACCAGGGATGCCTCCAG gtatACCCCCATTAATGGCAGGTGTTCCACCTATGATGCCTGGCATGCCTCCAGTTATGCCTGGAATGCCACCTGG GATGATGCCAATGGGTGGAATGATGCCTCCTGGGCCAGGAATCCCACCTCTTATGCCTGGTATGCCACCAG GGATGCCCCCTCCTGTTGGGCCTCGGCCTGGCATGCCTCCAATGACACAAGCACAGCCTGTTACAGCGCCGGGCATTCTGAACcggcctccagctcctgctgcaacAGCACCGACCCCACAACCTCCAGTTACTAAACCACTCTTCCCAAGTGCGGGGCAG ATGGGGACACCTGTCACAAGCTCAAGTGCAGCTTCCTCcaattcagaaagtctctcagCATCTTCTAACGCTCTGTTTCCTAGCACAGCACAA gctgcagcagctgtgccagggccagtTGGTACTGATTTCAAACCTTTGAATTCTACACCCGCGACAACAACGGAACCCCCCAAACCAACATTCCCGGCTTACACACAGTCTACAGCCTCAACCACTAGCACGACAAACAGCACTGCAGCTAAACCAGCTACATCTATCACAAGTAAGCCTGCTACCCTCACAACAACCAGTGCAACCAGTAAGTTGATCCATCCAGATGAGGATATATCACTG GAAGAGAGAAGGGCACAGTTGCCTAAATACCAGCGCAATCTTCCTCGAccaggccaggctgccctggGTAATCCACCAGTTGGACCAATTGGAGGTATGATGCcaccacagccaggaattcctccGCAACAACAAGGAATGAGACCTCCCATGCCACCTCATG GTCAGTATGGTGCTCATCACCAGGGCATGCCAGGATATCTTCCTGGAGCAATGCCTCCATATGGTCAGGGACCTCCGATGGTGCCCCCGTACCAGAGTGGACCTCCTCGCCCTCCGATGGGAATGAGACCGCCCGTAATGTCGCAAGGTGGCCGCTACTGA
- the ZNF207 gene encoding BUB3-interacting and GLEBS motif-containing protein ZNF207 isoform X7 has product MGRKKKKQLKPWCWYCNRDFDDEKILIQHQKAKHFKCHICHKKLYTGPGLAIHCMQVHKETIDAVPNAIPGRTDIELEIYGMEGIPEKDMEERRRLLEQKTQESQKKKQQDDSDEYEDDESAASTSFQPQQVQPQQGYIPPMAQPGLPPVPGAPGMPPGIPPLMAGVPPMMPGMPPVMPGMPPGMMPMGGMMPPGPGIPPLMPGMPPGMPPPVGPRPGMPPMTQAQPVTAPGILNRPPAPAATAPTPQPPVTKPLFPSAGQAAAAVPGPVGTDFKPLNSTPATTTEPPKPTFPAYTQSTASTTSTTNSTAAKPATSITSKPATLTTTSATSKLIHPDEDISLEERRAQLPKYQRNLPRPGQAALGNPPVGPIGGMMPPQPGIPPQQQGMRPPMPPHGQYGAHHQGMPGYLPGAMPPYGQGPPMVPPYQSGPPRPPMGMRPPVMSQGGRY; this is encoded by the exons ATGGGCCGTaagaagaagaagcagctgAAGCCTTGGTGCTG GTACTGTAATAGGGATTTTGATGATGAGAAAATCCTTATACAGCATCAAAAAGCTAAGCACTTTAAATGCCATATATGTCATAAGAAACTCTATACAGGACCTGGTTTAGCTATACATTGCATGCAG gtaCATAAAGAAACAATAGATGCTGTTCCAAATGCTATTCCTGGAAGAACAGACATTGAACTGGAAATCTATGGAATGGAAGGCATTCCAGAAAAAGACATGGAGGAACGGAGGAGGCTACTTGAACAAAAAACTCAGG AGagccagaaaaagaaacagcaagatGATTCTGATGAGTATGAAGATGATGAATCTGCAGCTTCAACTTCATTTCAACCCCAGCAAGTTCAGCCACAGCAGGGGTACATTCCCCCAATGGCACAGCCAGGTTTGCCTCCTGTGCCAGGTGCACCAGGGATGCCTCCAG gtatACCCCCATTAATGGCAGGTGTTCCACCTATGATGCCTGGCATGCCTCCAGTTATGCCTGGAATGCCACCTGG GATGATGCCAATGGGTGGAATGATGCCTCCTGGGCCAGGAATCCCACCTCTTATGCCTGGTATGCCACCAG GGATGCCCCCTCCTGTTGGGCCTCGGCCTGGCATGCCTCCAATGACACAAGCACAGCCTGTTACAGCGCCGGGCATTCTGAACcggcctccagctcctgctgcaacAGCACCGACCCCACAACCTCCAGTTACTAAACCACTCTTCCCAAGTGCGGGGCAG gctgcagcagctgtgccagggccagtTGGTACTGATTTCAAACCTTTGAATTCTACACCCGCGACAACAACGGAACCCCCCAAACCAACATTCCCGGCTTACACACAGTCTACAGCCTCAACCACTAGCACGACAAACAGCACTGCAGCTAAACCAGCTACATCTATCACAAGTAAGCCTGCTACCCTCACAACAACCAGTGCAACCAGTAAGTTGATCCATCCAGATGAGGATATATCACTG GAAGAGAGAAGGGCACAGTTGCCTAAATACCAGCGCAATCTTCCTCGAccaggccaggctgccctggGTAATCCACCAGTTGGACCAATTGGAGGTATGATGCcaccacagccaggaattcctccGCAACAACAAGGAATGAGACCTCCCATGCCACCTCATG GTCAGTATGGTGCTCATCACCAGGGCATGCCAGGATATCTTCCTGGAGCAATGCCTCCATATGGTCAGGGACCTCCGATGGTGCCCCCGTACCAGAGTGGACCTCCTCGCCCTCCGATGGGAATGAGACCGCCCGTAATGTCGCAAGGTGGCCGCTACTGA